DNA from Streptomyces luteogriseus:
CCGTCGGCGCGGATGCCGTGCCGGGCCAGGAAACTCGTGGCGAGGGCGAGATCGGCGCAGGACGCGGCGACCGAGCACTGCCGGAAGTACTGCTCCAGGAGCGTCGGGACCGGGTTGTCGATGTTGCCGTACGCCGCCATGAAGTGGCCGAGTGCGGCGTTGCGGTCGCCGTGCGCGGACTCGGACGCGGCGACCTCCTGGTCGAAGGTCAGGTCGGGGTTGCCGCTCTCCGCCCGCAGGAACGCCAGCAGTTCGCCCGAGGCGTCGCCGGTACGGGTGTGCAGCCGGTCGGTGACGACGAGGGCGCCCGCGTTGATGAAAGGGTTGCGGGGGATGCCGTTCTCGTACTCCAGCTGGACGAGGGAGTTGAAGGGGTTGCCGGAGGGCTCGCGGCCCACGTGCTCCCACAGGGCGTCGCCCTCTCGGGACAGGTCGAGGGCGAGGGTGAAGACCTTGGTGAGGGACTGTGCGGAGAACGGCTGCCGCCAGTCCCCCACCCCGTACACCGTGCCGTCGAGGTCGGCGACGGCCATGCCGAAGCGGCGCGGGTCGCAGGCGGCGAGCGCCGGGATGTAGTCGGCGGGCCTGCCGCTGCCGGGGGTCCGCTCGATCTCCTCGGCGATGCGCTCCAGGACCGGCTGGAAGGTCGTCGTCGACGTCATGATCGCCATTCTCCCTCCGCCGGTCCCGGTGCGCTCCCGCGGGTCAGGCCGGGGCCTGGCCGCTGCCTGCCAGGACCTCGGGACGCAGCAGGCCGGCGAGGGTATCGGCGGGGAGCAGACCCTTCTCCAGGACCAGTTCGGCCACGCCCCGGCCACTGGCGAGGGCCTCCTTGGCGATGTCGGTGGCGGCCGTGTAGCCGATGTGCGGGTTGAGGGCGGTGACCAGGCCGATGGAGTTCTCGACGCTCGCGCGCAGCGCCTCGGTGTTGGCGGTGATGCCGGAGACGCAGCGTTCGGCCAGGGTCAGGCACGCGCTCCGCAGATGCGTGATGGATTCCGACAGGGAGTGCAGGATGATCGGTTCGAAGGCGTTGAGCTGGAGCTGTCCGGCCTCGGCGGCCATGGTGATGGTGACGTCGTTGCCGATGACCTCGAAGGCGACCTGGTTGACGACCTCGGGTATCACCGGGTTGACCTTGCCGGGCATGATGGACGAACCGGCCTGCACGGGCGGCAGGTTGATCTCGCCCAGGCCGGCCCGCGGGCCGGAGGACAGCAGCCGCAGGTCGTTGCAGCTCTTGGAGAGCTTGACCGCGATGCGCTTGAGCACGCCGGACATCTGCACGAAGGCGCCGCAGTCCTGGGTCGCCTCGACGAGGTTGGCCGCGGTCACCAGGGGCAGTCCGGTGATGTCCGCGAGGTGGCGGCGGGCCGCCTCGGCGTATCCGGCGGGGGCGTTGAGGCCGGTGCCGATCGCGGTCGCGCCGAGGTTGATCTCATGGATCAGCTGGACGGCCTCGGCGAGCCGGGCCCGGTCCTCGTCCAGCATGACGGCGTACGCGGAGAACTCCTGGCCCAGTGTCATGGGCACCGCGTCCTGCAGCTGGGTGCGGCCCATCTTGAGCACGTCGCGGAACTCGACGGCCTTGTGGGCGAACGTGTCCTGGAGGACGGACATCGCGTCGAGCAGCCCGCGCACCGCGAACACCGTCGCGATCTTGACGGCGGTCGGGTAGACGTCGTTGGTGGACTGGCCGAGGTTGACGTCCTCGTTGGGGTGCAGGAACCCGTATGCGCCCTTGGCGTGGCCCAGCAGTTCCAGCGCCCGGTTCGCCACGACCTCGTTGGCGTTCATGTTGGTGGAGGTGCCGGCGCCGCCCTGGACGACGTCCACGACGAACTGGTCGTGCAGCTTGCCGTCGCGGATCTCCCGGCAGGCCTCGACGATGGCGGCGGCCTTCTTCGGGTCCAGCAGCCCGAGTTCCTCGTTGGCGAGGGCGGCGGCCTCCTTGACGGCGGCGAGGGCGTCGATCAGGTGCGGGTAGGCGGAGATGGTCATACCCGTGATGGGGAAGTTCTCCGTGGCCCGCAGGGTGTGCACACCCCAGTACGCCTCGGCGGGAACGTCACGGTCGCCGAGCAGATCGTGCTCGGAGCGGGTGGCGGCGGTCATGACGGTGAGGGTCCTCTTTCTGAGGGAACGTGAGGGTGGGTGGGTGCGCGCCCCTCAGGGGCGCGGGGTACGGCGCGACCGGCCCCATGCGGCCCGCGGCCGCCGGTGGGGAGAGCGGGCACGGCGTCAGGGGCGGGCCGAAGCGGCGACCGGCTCCAGCGAGCGAACGGGCCGCACCCGCCCGACCTCCCGCCCGCCTCCGAGCAACGGCTCTCCCTGGAACTCAGTGAGCAGCCCCGGGTCGACACCGGCCCAGGCCAACGCGGCGGCTGCCACCGGCACCCGCGCCCGGTTCGCCCCGTCGGCGATCTTCACGGCGACGGCCCGCCCGTCGGGCAGCGCGGCGACCTGAACGCCTTCGAAACCGTCCTTGGAGAGCAGCCCCGGCACGGCCCGCATCAGCGCGGCGACGTCCCGCCCGGAGCCGGAGGCCATCTCCGCGTGTTCGCGCATGGCGTCGGCGACGCGGGCCTCGGGGGTGCCCGGCGCGGCGTTGACGATCCGGGCGGTGGCCCGGGCGAGGCCGTGCAGGGAGAGGGAGAACAGGGGTGCGCCGCAGCCGTCGACGGTGACCCCGGCGATGCGCTGCCCGGTGAGATCCTCGATGATCTCGGCGACGGCCTGCTGGAGGGGGTGGCCGGGGTCGAGGTAGTTCTCCAGGGGCCAGCCGTTGAGGGTGCAGGTGTAGAGCATCGCCGCGTGCTTGCCGGAGCAGTTCTGGGCGAGCCGCGAGGGCAGCCGGCCCTCGCGCACCCAGGCGTCCCGGACGACCGGGTCGAACGGCAGGTCCGGGACGTTGCGCAGGTGGTCCTCGGTCAGTCCGGCGAGTTCGAGGATGCGCCGGGCCCCGGCGAGGTGGCGTTCCTCGCCGGAGTGGCTGGCCGCCGTCAGTGACAGCAGCTCGCCGTCGAGCGGCAGCCCGGCCCGGGCCATGGCCACGGCCTGGACGGGCTTGATCGCCGAGCGCGGGTAGAAGGCGGCCTCGATGTCTCCGATCTGGAGCCGGACCTCTCCGTCGGCGTCGAGGACGACGACGGAGCCGTAGTGGATGCCTTCGACGATTCCGCCGCGGATGAGGTGGGCGACGGGGGCGTGGACGGGTTCACGGACAAGGGGTGCGTCCGCGAGAGAACTGCTGAACATCACTGCCTGCTTTTCGTGGAGCGGCGCGTTTGTCACGCGTCGGCTCCGGTGGTGGACTTGCGCGCGACACGGCCGCGGATGCCGAACCATCCGACGACCAGGGCTCCGACGATCAGCGGCAGGCAGAGCACGGTGGTGCGTCCCGCGCCGCCGTCGGCGTACATGAGGACCAGGACGGAGGCGAGGAACGCCAGCGTCACGATCTCGGTCCAGGGGGAGCCCGGGAGCCGGTAGCCCGGGCGGGTCAGCTCGCCCTTCTGGGTCTTCTGCCAGAAGAGGAGGTGACAGACCATGATCATGCCCCAGGTGGCGAGGATGCCGATCGCGGCGAAGTTCAGCACGATCTCGAACGCCTCGGCGGGCACGACGAAGTTGAGGCCGACGCCCAGGACGCAGATGCCGCTGGTGAGCAGGATGCCGCCGTAGGGGACCTGGCTGCGGCTCATCACCGATGTGAACTTGGGCGCGGATCCGGCCATGGCCATGGAGCGCAGGATGCGGCCGGTGGAGTACAGGCCGGAGTTGAGGGAGGACATCGCGGCCGTGAGGACGACGAGGTTCATCACGCCGCCCGCCGCCGGGACGCCGATGTTGGACAGCACCGTCACGAAGGGGCTCTCGCCGGCGGTGTACTTGTTCCACGGCAGCAGCATCGACAGCAGGACGACCGAACCGACGTAGAAGACGCCGACCCGCCACATGATCGAGTTGATCGCCTTGGGCATGATCTTCTCGGGGCTCTCGGTCTCACCGGCGGCGACACCGACCAGCTCGACGGAGGCGTAGGCGAAGACGACGCCCTGGATGATCAGCAGCATGGGCAGCAGGCCGTGCGGGAAGATGCCGCCGCTGTCGCCGATCAGGGACGGGCCGGGGGTGTGGCCGTCGACGGGGTGCTGGGTGACCAGCAGGAAGATGCCGATGCACATGAAGACGACCAGCGCGCCGACCTTGACGATCGCGAACCAGAACTCCAGCTCGCCGAAGATCTTCACCGATATGAGGTTCACGGTGAGCACCACGGCCAGCGCGATCAACGCGATGACCCACTGCGGGACGTCGGAGAACATGCCCCAGTAGTGGGTGTAGGTGGCGACTGCGGTGATGTCGGCGATGCCGGTGGTCGCCCAGTTGAGGAAGTACATCCAGCCGGCGGTGTAGGCGCCCTTCTCCCCCATGAACTCGCGTGCGTAGGAGACGAAGGCACCGGAGGAGGGCCGGTACAGCACGAGTTCGCCCAGGGCGCGCACGACGAGGAAGGCGAAGAGGCCGCAGACCGCGTAGGCGATGAAGAGGGAGGGGCCGGCGTCGGCGAGGCGTCCGCCCGCGCCGAGGAAGAGGCCGGTGCCGATCGCTCCGCCGATGGCGATCATGTTGACGTGCCGGGACTTCAGGGACTTGCTGTAGCCCTCGTCTCCGGCATCGACATGGACGGAACGTTTCTGCACCTCGTTGTGCAGGGACTGCTCGCTCACGCCTCGGGTCCGCCTTCCGTGGGGGTGTCCGTGCGCGATGAACGCACGATGTCGGTGAGGGTCGTCTCGACGCGGTCGAGGTGGTGGGCCATGGCCTCCACCGCGTCGTTCTCGGAACCGTCGATCAGCGCCTCGATGATCGCCCGGTGCTCTCGGTTGGACTGCTCGCGGCGTCCGCCCAGCTCGTTGAGGAAGGCCGACTGGCGGGCCAGCGCGTCCCGGATCTCCTCGATGACCCGGCGGAAGACCGGGTTCTGCGCGGCCTCGGCGACGGCGAGATGGAACAGCGTGTCCATGGCGACCCACGCGGTGGTGTCCGTCTCCCGCTCCATCCGGTCCAGCAGATGGGCCAGGTGGTCGAGGTTCTCCGGAGTGCGGCGCCGGGCCGCGTACCCGGCGACCGGGATCTCGACGTGGCGGCGCACCTCCAGCAGGTCGCTGGCCGCGTAGTCGCCGAAGGTCGGGTCCTCGACGGTGCTGGCGACGACGAAGGTGCCCTTGCCGGTCCGGGACACGGTCAGACCCATGGTCTGCAGCGCCCGCAGCGCCTCGCGCAGCACCGGCCGGGAGACCTCGAGGGTCCGGCACAGTTCCGCCTCGGAGGGGAGCTTGTCGCCGATGGCGTACTCGCCCCGCTCGATGGCGCCGCGCAGGTACGCCAGCACCGCTTCCATGGCACTGACGCGTCGCACGGGCTGTCCGGCTGTCCGGCTGTCTGACAGGTTCACGGGAGAGATACTCCGCGCGACCGCTTGTGCTGTCAAGGGGTGTCTCCCGAAGGGGCGCGGGGAACTGCGCGACGAGCCACGATGGCGCCGCAGACAGCCGACGGCGCCCCCCGGCAGACCACTCAACTGTGCAGCACACCCGCTCCGAGCAGCCCGAACAACAGCACGCCCACCACGATCCGGTAGATCACGAACGCGTTGAAGGAGTGTTTGGCGACGAACTTCAGCAGCCAGGCGATGGAGGCGTACGCCACGACGAACGAGACGACCGTGCCCATGGCGAGCGGGGCGGCGCCCACCCCGGTGCCCAGCGCGTCCTTGAGCTCGTAGAGGCCAGCACCGGTGAGGGCGGGGATGCCGAGGAAGAAGGAGAGGCGGGTGGCGGCGACGCGGTCCAGGTCGAGGATGAGCGCGGTGGACATGGTGGCGCCGGAGCGGGAGAAGCCGGGGAAGAGCAGTGCGAGGATCTGGGAGCTGCCGACCAGCATCGCGTCCTTGAAGGAGGTGTCGTCCTCGCCGCGCTTGTGCCGGCCCATCTGGTCCGCCGCCCACATCACGCCGCTGCCGACGATCAGCGAGCCGGCGACCACCCACAGCGAGGCGAGCGGGCCCTCGATGAGCGGCTTGGCGGCGAGTCCCACGGCGACGATCGGGAGGGTCGCGCAGATGACCCACCAGGCGAACTTGTAGTCGTGGTGGTACCGCTCCTCGCGGTCGCGCAGGCCCCTCCCCCAGGCGGAGACGATCCGCACGATGTCCTTGAAGAAGTACACGAGCACCGCGGCGATCGCACCGACCTGGATGACGGCCGAGAACCCGACCACCGCGTCGTCGTCGACGGGGATGCCCATCAGTCCCTCGACGATCTTCAGATGTCCGGTGGAGGAGACGGGCAGGAACTCGGTCACCCCCTCGACGGCTCCGAGGACGACGGCCTGACCGACGCTGATGACGCTCATGGGATCCAGTTCTGCTCGGGGGCGGGAGCGGAGGGGACCGTCTTACTACACCCGGACGAGAACGGATCTCATGGACGCGCCTACAGACGCGCCAGTGCCGCCCCGGCGAAGGCCGCGGCGACACCGGCCGTCACGCTGACCGCGACATTGAGGACGGCCTGCAGACGCGCCCCGGTCTCCGCCAGCCGCAGCGTCTCGTAGGAGAACGTCGAGTAGGTCGTCAGGGCCCCGCACAGACCGGTGCCGAGCAGGATCTGGAGGTGGGTGGCGGCTCCGGTGAGCAGGCCGAGGATCAGGGAGCCGGTGACGTTCACCGTGAAGGTGCCCCAGGGGAAGACCGAGTCGTGCCGCGCCTGGACCGCCCGGTCGGTCAGGTAGCGCAGCGGGGCGCCGACCATGGCGCCGCCGACGACCAGCAGCCAGTTCACAACGACTTCTTACCCTTCGTGTCCGTGGTGCCGGGCAAGTCGTCCCGGCCGGTGTACCGGATGACCTCGCAGTCGTCGAGTGTCACCAGCCCCTCGGCGACCAGTTCGTCGAGCTGCGGCAGGAAGGCGCGGACGCGTGGCTCGGTGTCGACGATCACCACGGCGATCGGCAGGTCCTCGCTCAGGGACAGCAGCCGCGAGGTATGGATCAGGGAGGAGGCGCCGAAGCCCTCGATGCCGCGGAAGACGCTGGCACCCGCGAGTCCCGCAGCGTGGGCCCGGTGGACGATCTCCGAGTAGAGGGGCTTGTGGTGCCAGGTGTCGCGCTCGCCGACGAAAACGGTCAGGCGCAGGGCCCTGCCGGTCAGTCTCGTCATCGTCGCCTCCCTTTCAGGACACGGCGGGTCGTCCCGGCCGCGAGCCACACCGCCGTGAGCGCCGCGAGCGGGGTCGCGGCGAGGTAGGCCAGCCCGGCGCCGGGACGGCCGCCGTCGATGAGTTTCTGGATGTCGACGGCGTACGTCGAGAAGGTGGTGAAGCCGCCGAGGACGCCGGTGCCGAAGAAGGGCCGGACCAGGGGGTGGGCGGTCCGGATCTCGGTGATGACCACCATGAACACGCCGATCACGGCGCAGCCGGCGATGTTGATCCCGAGGATCGTCCAGGGGAAACCGCCCGGGGGCGTGGGCCACCAGAGGGAGGCCGCGTACCGGGCGGTCGCGCCCACTCCCCCGCCGAGCGAGACGACGGCGACGACGGGCGCCTGGGCACGCCACGGGGACGGGTGGGGCGCGGTCGCCGGAACGCGGAGGCTTTCGGGGGCTGTCATGGGGTGGTCCGTCTCCTACTCGCCGGGGCCCGGGTCGTACGGGCGCGTGCCGTCGCAAGTAGGGACCGTTGGCGGCGTCCTTGCCGCGGTTCGGGTACGGCGGGCCCCACCGCCGCGCCGCGACGGGGTCGCGGCCGGAGTTCAGGTTAACCCCGGGGCGGGGCGGGGTCACTCCGAGGCGGCGGTGAAGGTCACTTCGCCGCGGGCGGCTCGCAGACCGCCACGCCCCGTTCCCGGATGCTGCCGAGGATCAGGTGCCCGCCCGCTTCGCAGACGCTGGTGGGCATGCGGTAGCCGGAGCGGCGGCGGGTGAGGTGGTGCACGACGCGGCCCTCGTCGTCGAAGGCCTGGAGGGCGATCGTGCCGGTGGGCCGGAACGGGGCGCGTACGGCCAGGCGCGCGGCGGCGGCGCGGACGCCGGGCGCGCTGCGGTGGAACAGGTCGAGGGCCGGGAGGCGGGGCCCCGCGAGCGCCACCCAGATCGGGCCGTCGGGCGCGCCGCGCCAGAGGTTGTCGGGCATGCCCGGGAGGTTCTCGGCGAACGGCTCGCTCCGGCCGGCCTTCGGCCCGGTGAGCCAGAGGCGCAGCAGCCGGCAGGCGCCGGTCTCGGCGACGACGAGGAAGGACTCGTCCGCACCGACGGCGATGCCGTTTGCGAACTGCAGTCCGTCCAGCACCACCTCGGGTGTGTCACCGCCGGGGGCGAGCCGCAGCAGCCGTCCCGTACCGGTGTGTTCGACGATGTCGCCGATCCAGTGCTCCAGCGGGTAGCGGCGGCTGGAGACGGTGAAGTAGACGCTGCCGTCGGAGAGGGCCACGGCGTTGCTGCAGAAGCGCAGCGGCTCCCCCGCCACGGAGTCGGCGAGGATCCGGACCGTGCCGTCGCCGGTGTCGACGCGCAGGAGTCCGCGTTCGGCGTCGCAGACCAGCAGGTCGCCGTCCGGGAGGAGTTCGAGCCCGAGCGGCCTGCCGCCGGTCTCGGCGATCACCTCGACGCGGGCCGCGACCGGGTCGGCGAGGGCGTCGAGCCGCAGGATGCGGCCGTCGGCGACGCCGGTGAGGACGCGGCCGCGCGGGTCGGCGACCACATCCTCGGGGCCGGGGCCCACCGCGACGTAGTGGCGGGGTACGAGTGCCGTGGGGCGGTCCATCGCGTGTGTGTCCTTCACCGTCGGGGGCGATACCGGTGTACCGGGTCGCCTACCAGCCCTTCTCAAACATCCGGGCGACCTCGGCGATCCGCATGTCGTCGCGGTGGTAGCGCACGCGGCCCGCCGACCTGCTGGTGCGCAGCATGCCGGTGGCCTCCAGCAGCCGCAGATGGGTGACGGCGACCGGGCGCGACAGCGAGAACCGCTCGGCGACGGCGTCCGCGGTGACCCCGTCCGCCGCGGGACCGGGTTCCCTCAGCCAGGCCAGGATGCGCAGCCGCGTCTCGTCCGTGGGAGTCCTCAGCATGTCGTGCCCCTGCCTCGCCGCTTCGCCCTCTCACCGCGTCTTCCCACTGTCTCGCAGTCGACGCGGCCGCGTCCGGGCTTCGGCATCGTTGACCGATACCGAACTGCGCTCCCGTGGAGCGGAGTTCGGACAGACGAGCGACCAGCGGGAGGGACCCGGGAAGCCGGGACCCCTCCCCGTGGACTCAGCGGTGGGAGTTGCCGGCTCAGCGGTGCCGGAACCAGGACATCGACGAGAGCGCCCGGTCGTCGTAGCCGAACAGCGCCTGGTTCTCCCAGGCGTTGCCCGAGGCCGCGTCGGTCGGGTCCCAGCCGTTGCCGCCGACCGCGGTCCAGGTCGCCTCCCAGTAGAAGGCGCCGAGTCCGCGGCCGTTCGGGACGGCCTCCACGATGCTCATCATGTCGTTCATCCACCGCGTCTGACCGGCCACGCTCGCCGGGTAGCCGGCGACCAGTTCGTCGCTGGTGTCGATGATGTTCTGGTGCGCGTCCTCGCTGTCCAGGCGGAACGGGTAGGCGGTCTCGGCGACGAAGACCGGCTTGCCGTACCGGGCGGCCGCGTCGTCGAGGGTCGTCTGGAAGTCGGCGAGGGTGCCGTGCCAGTAGCCGTAGAACGACAGGCCGATGGCGTCGAACTTCACGCCGTGGGAGCGTGCGCTGTCGAACCACCAGCGGGTGCCCTCCAGGTCACCGCCCTCGGCGAGGTGCAGGGCCACGGTAGTGGAGGAGCTGACCGCCTTGACGGCGTCGTAGCCGGAGTTGAGCAGACCGGCCAGCTGCGTCCAGTTGGAGGTGGATCCCTCGTTCCAGAGCATGCCGCCGTTGATCTCGTTGCCGACCTGGACCATGTCGGCGGGGGTGCCCTGCGCCTTCAGGGCGTTCAGCACGTCGTACGTGTGGTCGTACACGTCCGTCTTCAGCTGCCCGTAGGAGTGTCCGGCCCAGGCGGCGGGCTTGTCCTGGCGTCCCGGGTCGGCCCAGAAGTCCGAGTAGTGGAAGTCCACCAGCAGCTTCATGCCCTGCGCCTTGACGCGCTTGGCCGTTGCCAGGACGCGGGCCTTGTTGTTGTAGCCGTCGGCCGGGTTCACCCAGACCTTGAGGCGCGCGTAGTTCATGCCGTTCGACTTGAGGACGGCCAGGGGGTCGGCGGCGGTGCCCGAACTGTTGCGGTAGACGCCGCCCTTGGCCTCGCTCTTGGCCAGCGACGAGATGTCGGCACCCTTGACCGACGTACCGGACGTGCCGGACGTGAAGGTCAGGTCGTCGACGTTGATCCAGTTGCCCGCGTTCGCGTCGCTGTTGACGCTGATCGTGCACTGGTTGGTGGTCACCTGGACCGGCACGACGATCCGCAGCCACCCGCCGGCCGAGACCGGCAGATCGGTGCGCTGCTCGGCGCCGCCGCAGTTCTTCAGCGCGAGGTGGGCGGACTTCTGCCCCCCGCCGGAGCGCACCCAGGCGGTGAGCTTGTAGTTCCCGTTGGTGAGCCCGGACAGGTACTGGTACGTCTCCACCTTGTAGGCCGACGCGGACCAGTGGCTCAGGCGGTGACTGCCGCCGTGGCCGCCGGACTCGGTGAAGGAGGCGCCGGTGTCGCCGTACTCGGACCAGCCGCTCGGAGTCGCGGCGCCCGCGCCGTCGGCTTCGAAGCCGCCGTTGGTCAGGGTGCTCGCGGCGTGGGCGGTGCCGGCGGGCAGGGCGGTGAGGGCAAGGCCCGCGGCGAGCGGGAGCAGCAGGGCCCTGAGGGTGCGTCTGGGATGGAACATCGTCGTCCGTCGTCCCTTCGACGTGGGGGTGGGGAGGTGCTTTCCCCACCCGGGGACAGGTGAGGACCCTCCGCCCGCGGCTCGTGGCTCGCGCGGGCGGAGGGAGTCGTATCAGCCGCCGAGCCGGACGATCCGGACGGCTCCGGCCGGGACGGCCAGGTGGCCCGTGGCGGCTTCACCGGTCAGCAGCTCGGTGCCGGCGGCCTCCAGCGGCACCTTGACGTCCGTGCCGGTGTGGTTGACGGCGAACAGGTAGGTGCCCGACGTGCCGGTGCGACGGACCACTTCGACGTCCCGGGGCAGGTCGGCACGCGGGGCGAGCCGCGCGTCCTCGCCCGCCCGACCGAGCAGCAGGTCGAGGCCGTCGGCACCGAGCCGGGTGGAGACGTACCACGCGGTGCCCTCGCCGAGGCGGTGCCGGGTGACGGCGGGCAGACCGGCGGCGAGGCCGTCGGCGTAGGTCAGGACGGTCTCGGCGCCGCGCGGCACCACGAACTCCGTCCACACGTCGGCGGCCAGCTCGGTCCCGTCCGGGCCGGTGACGCGCACTCGTTCGCCGGGCAGCAGCGGGGAGAACTCCTCGACGGTGAGGCCGAGGACGTCCCGCAGCGGGCCAGGGTAGGCGCCCTCGTGGACGGCGTCGTGCTCGTCGACGATGCCGGAGAAGTACGAGACGACGAGCGTGCCGCCCTGCTCGACGTAGGCCTTGAGGTTGCGCCCGGCGGCCTCCGTCATGAGGTACAGGGCCGGTACGACGACGAGTGGATACCTCGACACATCGGCTTCCGGGTGGGCGAAGTCGACGGTGAGGTGGCGGTCGTAGAGTGCCTCGTAGAACGCGTCGGCGCGCTCGCGGGCCTCGTGGTCGACGCTGGGGCGCCAGTCGAGGTTCTGCGCCCACCAGGAGTGCCAGTCCCACAGCACGGCCACGTCGGCCTCGGTGCGAGTGCCGCGGATCTCGCTCAACGCCTCGATCGACGCGCCGAGTTCGACGACCTCGCGCCACACGCGGGTGTCGGTGCCGCCGTGCGGGACCATCGCCGAGTGGAACTTCTCGGCGCCGCGCCGGGACTGGCGCCACTGGAAGAACAGGGCGCCCTCGGAGCCGCGCGCCACATGGGCCAGGGAGTTGCGGGCCATCTGGCCGGGGGCCTTGGCGGGGTTGCGGGGCTGCCAGTTGACGCCCGAGGTGGAGTGCTCCAGCAGCAGCCAGGGGGCGCCGCCCGCGACGGACCGGGTGAGGTCCGCGGCCATCGCCAGGTTGACGTGGGTGCGGCGGCCGTCGGTGATCAGGTAGTGGTCGTTGGTGACGAGGTCGACCTCACGGCCCCAGGCCCAGTAGTCGACGGAGTCGCACTGGCTCAGCGCCGTCATGAAGTTGGTGGTGACGGGGACGCCCGGCGAGAGGCGGTGCAGGATGTCCCGCTCCGCGACGAAGTTCTCGCGCATGGTGGCGTCGGCGAACCGCTTGTAGTCCAGCGCCTGGGCGGGGTTGACGGCCGCCGGGGTGAGCCGGGGCGGGTTGATGTCCTCGAGTGCGGCGTAGCGCTGGCCCCAGAAGGCCGTGCCCCAGGCCTCGTTGACCGCGTCGACCGTGCCGTAGGTGGTCTCCAGCCAGCGGCGGAAGTGGGCGGCGCAGGAGGCGCAGTAGCAGGCGGAGACGGGGACGCCGTACTCGTTGTGGACGTGCCACATGGCCAGCGCCGGGTGGTCGCCGTAGCGCTCGGCCAGCTTCGTGGTGATGGTCGCGGCGGCGCCGCGGTAGTCGGCGTTGCTGTGGCAGATGGCCGCCCGGGAGCCGAACTCGTAGCGCACGCCCTCGGCGGTCACCGGCAGCGCTTCGGGGTGGGCCCGGTAGAACCAGACGGGCGGTACGACGGTGGGGGTGCCGAGGTCGACGCGGATGCCGTGCTCGTGCAGCAGGTCCAGGAGCCGGTCCAGCCAGCCGAAGTCGTAGCGGCCGGGTGAGGGCTCCAGCAGGGCCCAGGAGAAGATCCCGACGCTCACCAGGGTGACGCCGGCCTCCCGCATCAGCCGGACGTCCTCCTGCCAGACGCTTTCCGGCCACTGCTCGGGGTTGTAGTCCCCACCGAAGGCGAGCCTGGTGAGGCCCCTGGGGGTGGTCTCCGGCATGGATGGTCTCCCGATAGATCGATCAATTGGGAACGTGCACACACGCCGACGCGGCGCTGAGGCCAACATAACCGCACAGCAACAACCATTGACAAGTGTCCGGGATGTTTCTCTACTGTGAACGCTCACAGAAGCAT
Protein-coding regions in this window:
- a CDS encoding ArsR/SmtB family transcription factor, with translation MLRTPTDETRLRILAWLREPGPAADGVTADAVAERFSLSRPVAVTHLRLLEATGMLRTSRSAGRVRYHRDDMRIAEVARMFEKGW
- a CDS encoding SMP-30/gluconolactonase/LRE family protein, whose translation is MDRPTALVPRHYVAVGPGPEDVVADPRGRVLTGVADGRILRLDALADPVAARVEVIAETGGRPLGLELLPDGDLLVCDAERGLLRVDTGDGTVRILADSVAGEPLRFCSNAVALSDGSVYFTVSSRRYPLEHWIGDIVEHTGTGRLLRLAPGGDTPEVVLDGLQFANGIAVGADESFLVVAETGACRLLRLWLTGPKAGRSEPFAENLPGMPDNLWRGAPDGPIWVALAGPRLPALDLFHRSAPGVRAAAARLAVRAPFRPTGTIALQAFDDEGRVVHHLTRRRSGYRMPTSVCEAGGHLILGSIRERGVAVCEPPAAK
- the crcB gene encoding fluoride efflux transporter CrcB, with translation MTAPESLRVPATAPHPSPWRAQAPVVAVVSLGGGVGATARYAASLWWPTPPGGFPWTILGINIAGCAVIGVFMVVITEIRTAHPLVRPFFGTGVLGGFTTFSTYAVDIQKLIDGGRPGAGLAYLAATPLAALTAVWLAAGTTRRVLKGRRR
- a CDS encoding glycoside hydrolase family 53 protein, producing MFHPRRTLRALLLPLAAGLALTALPAGTAHAASTLTNGGFEADGAGAATPSGWSEYGDTGASFTESGGHGGSHRLSHWSASAYKVETYQYLSGLTNGNYKLTAWVRSGGGQKSAHLALKNCGGAEQRTDLPVSAGGWLRIVVPVQVTTNQCTISVNSDANAGNWINVDDLTFTSGTSGTSVKGADISSLAKSEAKGGVYRNSSGTAADPLAVLKSNGMNYARLKVWVNPADGYNNKARVLATAKRVKAQGMKLLVDFHYSDFWADPGRQDKPAAWAGHSYGQLKTDVYDHTYDVLNALKAQGTPADMVQVGNEINGGMLWNEGSTSNWTQLAGLLNSGYDAVKAVSSSTTVALHLAEGGDLEGTRWWFDSARSHGVKFDAIGLSFYGYWHGTLADFQTTLDDAAARYGKPVFVAETAYPFRLDSEDAHQNIIDTSDELVAGYPASVAGQTRWMNDMMSIVEAVPNGRGLGAFYWEATWTAVGGNGWDPTDAASGNAWENQALFGYDDRALSSMSWFRHR
- a CDS encoding beta-galactosidase encodes the protein MPETTPRGLTRLAFGGDYNPEQWPESVWQEDVRLMREAGVTLVSVGIFSWALLEPSPGRYDFGWLDRLLDLLHEHGIRVDLGTPTVVPPVWFYRAHPEALPVTAEGVRYEFGSRAAICHSNADYRGAAATITTKLAERYGDHPALAMWHVHNEYGVPVSACYCASCAAHFRRWLETTYGTVDAVNEAWGTAFWGQRYAALEDINPPRLTPAAVNPAQALDYKRFADATMRENFVAERDILHRLSPGVPVTTNFMTALSQCDSVDYWAWGREVDLVTNDHYLITDGRRTHVNLAMAADLTRSVAGGAPWLLLEHSTSGVNWQPRNPAKAPGQMARNSLAHVARGSEGALFFQWRQSRRGAEKFHSAMVPHGGTDTRVWREVVELGASIEALSEIRGTRTEADVAVLWDWHSWWAQNLDWRPSVDHEARERADAFYEALYDRHLTVDFAHPEADVSRYPLVVVPALYLMTEAAGRNLKAYVEQGGTLVVSYFSGIVDEHDAVHEGAYPGPLRDVLGLTVEEFSPLLPGERVRVTGPDGTELAADVWTEFVVPRGAETVLTYADGLAAGLPAVTRHRLGEGTAWYVSTRLGADGLDLLLGRAGEDARLAPRADLPRDVEVVRRTGTSGTYLFAVNHTGTDVKVPLEAAGTELLTGEAATGHLAVPAGAVRIVRLGG